The Bacillus sp. B-jedd sequence TTCCTGAATGAACCAATCTTTAAATCCGGCATGGCTGTCAATTGTACGGACAGCCTTATACCCGCTGCAGGATGATAAGATGGAGGCGATTTTTAGCGACTCCTCAGGCTCCTTCCCATTATATCCCCAATAAAATTCTTCTCCTTGAGTATGAAAGGCAAAAACCATATCAAAATTTCCGTTCTCGACAAGTTTTGCCATTGCCAGAGCTTCTGGTTCCGAAAGAGGCCTGTTACCCGGATAATCACGTGGCGCGGGAGATTTAGGTTCTTTTCGTTTTTTTTCAATTTCCCAATTGGCGGGGAACTGATTATTTAAATCCACACCATTAATATTTGCCTTCCAGCCCGAAAAATCTCTGTTGTCGTGATTGATGTTCATTAACCTGTTTTCCTGACTTTTCATTGGTCCTTCAAGCACCAGGTTCACCCCGTCAGGATTTACCATCGGAACCACCGAAAGTTCGACTGTATTATAGACCGACATAGCTCCAATGCCACAGATCAAATAATTATTCGTCAATGCCAGAAGATAGGCATTCATCAAGTCCATGAGAATGCCGCTCGTTATCCACTCGTTTGCATGGAAGGAGGCATTAAAGTGTAATTTCTTTTTTCCTCTGCCTATTTTTACTTCCTTTATAGGATTTCCAAGCACACTTTTGCCAATTTCGGTAAGTGTAATAAACGGGTAGGCCTCCTTTAAAATCTCAAGGTCCCTTTCAAGAATGACAGAGCTGTATGCCATACGGCCCAATATGCATGGGGATGTAATCTTCCAGGGGATGAATTCCCGTTCCTGAAGAAACCTTCCAATGGAAGAGTTTGTTTTTAAAGCGTCCAATTGCTGGCCGATTGCTATTTTTACTGATTCCCAATTAATATGTCGGCCCGGGAGCAGTGTATAGCCAGGAATGTTTATCGTTCCACGCGGGACCGCCCCCTGTATGAATTCATCCCTGTTCGAATCAGAAATCAAATCAACCGGAAGATTAAAAATCTCCGCCAGCTCCCCAAGTGTCTCAATCCCATTAGATGGTATCCTCATTATTAGCCTCCTTCTGCTTTGGCTCATTCCTCTCTATTTCTTATGTATGAACCCTAGAAAGAATCATTCCTGGACAATGAAGAAAGGCCCCCATATGAAGGAGCCTTTTATCATCTAAAGAGATGCTTTATCTTTTACCAGCCAGGCTGCGCCAATCACACCGGCGGCATTACCCAATGTTGCCAAAGCTATTTTCGTTGTTTCTCTGACTCTCGAAAAGGCAAATCTTTCGAATTGGCCTCTTACCCGGTCTACAAGGAAATCTCCTGCTTTGGAGACCCCTCCCCCGAGAACAATCTTTTCGGGATTCAGCGTATTTGCTATATTAGCCAAGGTTAAGCCAAGATGAAAAGCTACCTCCTCGATAACCTTTAAAGCGGATGCATCTCCATTTTTCGCACATTCAAACACATCCTTGGCTGTAACGAGCCCTTTAGCGGCAAAGATTCGCCCAATTTCACTTGAACCATCTTTACTAATTTCCTCCATGGCCAATCTGACGACCCCTGTTGCCGAGGCGATTGTTTCAAGGCAGCCTGTTTTTCCGCAATTGCACTGCGCCCCTCCAACCGGTATAGCCGATATATGGCCAATTTCTCCGGCGGCACCGCTTACGCCCTGGACCATATGGCCATTTGCGATGACTCCTCCGCCAACTCCAGTTCCCAAAGTAACACAAACTAAATCCTTAGCCCCTTCACCTGCCCCTTTCCACATTTCCCCAAGGGCCGCACAATTCGCGTCATTGTCAATAGCTGCAGGCAAATTGGTTTCTACCTCAAGGATATCTTTAAGTGGGTAGTTATCCCGGAAGCCGAGGTTGACCGTATTATAAAGGACACCTGTGCTGTAATTGACCGGACCGGGTGCCCCCATGCCAATTCCAGCCAGCTTGTCCTTCGTCTGTCCCGCTTCTTCAAGCTTTGTATCGATTGATTTAGCAATGTTTACGATAATGTTTTTTCCTTCATCGGAATTATCTGTTGGTATTTCCCATTTATGAATGATTTCCCCATATGCCGAGATAAATGCGAGCTTTGTTGTTGTTCCTCCCAAATCAATACCCGCCAGCCACTTTTCCATCATTCTCCATCACCTGATTTTCTATTATTTTTTTCTTTTTCCAATTGAATTTCATGTCTTAATAACATAATTGCATTTTGGAATTCCTGGGTTTCTATCAACTGTGAGTTGTGCATTTCAATAAGTTCTTCTTCCATCAGTTCCAGGTCTGCCAGCCTGCTGCCGACATAAATGACTGTTCCATACTTTTTTAAAAATTGCTGAATTTCATAGACATTTTTCAAGTTTTTCCCCTACCATCATGGCAAAATAATGTTCAATTTCAATAAAGTTCTTATCTGTAAGATTCTTCGAGCATCGCTTTTCTCAATTGATCAGCTAGATCCTCATATTCTTTTTCGCCCGGTTTGAGCGCGACTGCCTTTTCCGCATGTTCCAGTGCCACTTTTACATTCTCTTCCTCAAGATAAATGAGGGCCAGATTATAATGGGCTTCAGGGAACTCGGGCTTTAAATCAATCGCTTTTTGCAAGTGAATCTTTGCTTCGGAATATTGCCCTAATTTTATTTCCGCGAATGAAAGCATGAAATACGTCTTTTCCGTCACAGAAGTGTTTGTTTCGTATTTCTTTAAGACTTTATATGCCTGCTCATAATTTTCGTTGCTGATATATCCCTCAGCAAGCAATATGACTGACCTTTCATCCTCAGGCCCAAGTCCCTTATTAAATCCGTGCTGCAGAAGAAGAACAGTCATCAGGATTGAAACCGCTGCAAATGAAAACTGTAGAAGCAGTTTCCTCTTCTTAGGGAAATGGACAATTCCTGCACCTAGAAAACCCGCTGCCAGGCCACCCAAATGACCTGCATTATCTACCATTGCAACTGAAAAACCAAAGATCAGATTCAATATGATGATGAATATTACAGTGGGACCCATCGTCCTGTAAAAAAGCTTTGGGAAAACCAGGCCGAAATAAAGAAGTGCGCCGAGACATCCAAAGATCGCCCCACTGGCCCCAGCGGAAACTTCATGGCTGAACAAAAAGCTTGCCAATGAACCGCCAAAGCCGGCAAACAAATAGACAAATAAAAACCGTCCACTACCCATGATTCTTTCAACAGCCGTTCCGACAAAATATAGGCCGAATGAATTCATGACGAGATGTAGAAATCCTATGTGTAGAAAAATTGGCGTTAGAAATCTCCACCATTCACCATTTAAGATAAGCGGATTAAATTTTGCGCCAAATTTTAAAAGCGTAGAGGGATTCGTGCTGCCGCCATTCACTTCGAGCAAAAGGAATACAGCAATTTGAATCGCCAAAAAAATATATGTAAAGAAGGGCTTTCCTGCTTTGAAGACAGCCTGTTCCTTTTCGGCTTCTTTTTTTGCATGGAGTAGCGCATGCCTTTTAATTTCTTCAGGATCGATCGCTTCGTCCAGGTTATGTAAAAAATCCAGGTCGTCAAACGCAGCCAGATTGGCCAGGGCCTTTTCGGCGTCATTGTATGTCCCTTCAGAAAACAATATGGAGTGGACACGTGTTTCCGACATTCGGTCCTGATAAATAAAGGGTTTGCCAATGGCATCTTCATAGTCATCCACAGGAGGGTGCTCACTGACATATATATTGATGAGCGGCATCTCCCGCCTGTTCATTTGCTTTCTTATCCTTGAACCGGTCAAAGCAGTCGATTCAATATCCCTTACCATCCAATTGCTCCACGCAACATCATTGTGCAAAAGCCTGATAATCGGTGCTTTTTTATTCTCTTTTTTCTCAAGCCACAACTCCCGTTGATCTGGGAATAACTTCACAATTCTGTAGCCTGTCTGGACAATGAAAAAGTCCGCGAGCTTCCAAAATATAAAATCTTCTTTATTATACAAAAGCTTCCCCTGCTTTCTCCGGGTTTACTGCATCCCCGGACATCCTGCTTTCTCTCACTATTATAAACGAATTCCGCTCCTACAAGAAAGGAAAACAAAAGGCATTCCCTTTTATGGGATTTCTTCTTAGACAAAAAAAGAGCCGGACCGTCAAAATCAACGGTTCGGGCTTCCAAAAACTGTTTCCATCAATTTTTTCTTTGTTCCCGGCAGCCCCATAATTGTACTCACAGCGGCTTTCCTGACCCAGCTAGTTCCGAGAATTACATTCATCAACCGGTACCTGTAACGATAAACGGCATAACCTGCTGTGCCAATCATCAGAATTGAAGATAGTGTTTTGTTCATCGCATTCCCTCCTGTCTTAACTTTCCCCTTGGGAAAGAAAGTATACAAAAAGGGCAAGCTACTCAGTGGCCTGTCCTACTGATTCATGACAGGCGCGAGATATTTCTTAAGAACATCGACAGAATGCGCAAACTTTTCTTTTTCCTCATTATTCAAATCAAGTTCTACAATTTCCCTAATTCCATTCCGATTGACGATTGCCGGAACACCGATAAAGACATCTTCGTGGCCATATTCGCCTTCAAGACATGCCGATACAGTCAGGACGGAGTTTTCATTGCCAAGTATCGCTTTCGTCAGACGAACAAGCCCCATTGCTATGCCGTAATAAGTAGCCCCTTTTCTTTCAATAATATGATAGGCTGCATCCCTGACGTTCGGGAAAATGCTTTCAAGTTCTTTTTCATTGAATCCTTGCTTATTTTTTGTCCATTCCGAAATTTTTGTCCCCGCAATGTCTGCGTGGCTCCAAACTGGCAGCTCGGTGTCGCCGTGCTCTCCAATAATATAGGCATGGACGTTCCTAGGATCAACATCAAAATGCTGGCCAAGAAGAAAGCGAAAGCGGGCTGTATCGAGAATCGTCCCCGAACCAATAACCCTTTCCTTCGGCAAACCGGAAAATTTCCAGACTGCATAAGATAAAACATCAACAGGATTGGTTGCTACGAGAAAAATCCCATCGAAACCGCTTCCCATTACGCTATCGACAATCCCTTTAAATATCTTGGTGTTTTTTTCGACCAAATCCAGCCTAGTCTCACCAGGCTTTTGATTGGCACCCGCACAAATGACAACAATATCTGCTTCTTTACATTCTTCGTAATCACCAAACCATATATTCGTTTTTGATGGTACAAAAGGAAGACCATGGTTCAAATCCATAGCATCTCCCTCAGCTTTTTCCTTATTGAGGTCGATAAGAACAAGTTCTTCAGTGACTCCTTGATTCAGAAGGGCAAATGCATAACTTGATCCGACAAGTCCCATCCCGATTACAACAACCCTGTTCACACGCTTCATTCTTTTTCCTCCTTTGAATTGCGGCTTTTTTTGGTTCTTTCCCATTCAAAATCAAGCTTCTCCAAAGCGGCGGTTTTCATTCTGCGGTACCGGATTATTTAAATGCTAGAAGTATAAAAGTGGCCCATGCGGCCATCAATCCAGACAAGAAATTGACCATATCATTATCAAGAACGGCGATTCCCTTGATTTTAATAGTTTTATTCCCGCAATGGAAGGCTTTCTCAGTTTCAATACCACATGCCTTACATCTGTATAGTGCCTGAAAAAAAGCACCCATAATAGTGTCAAGCATATTACCAAAAAACCCGAAGGCAAAAATCACTATGCCGTATGCCGGCGTCAACTCAAATAAGATTACAGCAAGAATGGAGATCAAAGCGGCGCCACAAATAGCCGCCACCGTTCCTAGTGAACTGACGGCGCCAGAAGTTCCTCGCTCAGCCCGTTTCATATTAATGATGCTTACGGGTTCTCTCTTGCTCAAGGAACCTATTTCAGATGCCCACGTATCCGAGTTGGCACTTGCAATAGCAACAGCAAAGCAAATGAGCCAGATTGGGTCGGAGGTGGCCAGAAACAGCAGGCTGCAGAGAGCCCCCGGCCCTCCATTTGCCGCCACCTGTCTCCAGTCCCTTCTGGATCCCTTTGCCAGTTTTTCCTCTATTGATACTTTTTTTACTCCATTGAATTTAGACCATAAGCTGGAAGTGACAAAAAAAGCACCTAAGAGGATAAGTCCTTCAGGGCCTGCCCCGGAAAATATGGCAAACCCGGTTGCAACCGCTGCGGCCGCGCCCGACTTTGTCAGTGACTTCAGCCTCCACCCTGCCCATGAGGCTAGAAATATCAACAAGATACTTAATACCTTCCCTATAATCATGGGTGAATAACCCTTTGTTCTGTTATAATTCGGCCAACCGGAATATCGTGCACTTCAACAGGAAGTTTATCAATGAGTTGGCATGAAAAGGCTAGCGAAACAGTTTTCCCACTATAGCCGGCCAGGAAACGATCATAATATCCTCCCCCAAAGCCTAGCCTGAAGCCATTGGTTGAAAATGCCACCCCCGGTACAATCAATAAGTCAATGTCTTCCTTCAGCGCCAGGCCGGTCATTTCTTCCTTAGGCTCCTTAAGCCCATAATATACTGATTCAAGCTGGGAGAAATCAGTTAAATAGCGGAAATCCATGTTCCTGTTCGCCGGGAAGCATTTTGGGACGGCAATCATCTTGCCCTCCAGCCATGCCTGCGAAATAATTGCATATGTATCTACTTCGGGGGGGCGGGAAATCGTAATGCCAACCACTTTGGCATTAACCCATTCAGGTTGTTCAAAAAGCCTTCCGGCTATTCTAGCCGACAAATCCTTATATGTTTCACCGTCAATTAACTTAAGGCGGTTTATCATTTCATTCCGTATAATCCGTTTCTCATCCATTGCAAATCCCCACTCTCCTATTTTAGGACAACAAAAAAAGCAGCAGGAAGCCCTACTGCTTATTTTGTCTCACGATGTAATGTAACCCGCTTTTCCCTGGAGCAGTATTTTTTAAGCTCGAGGCGATCTGGATTATTGCGTTTATTTTTCTTTGAAATATAGTTACGGTCACCACAATCGGTGCAAGCTAACGTAATATTTACGCGCATTTTTTTCCCTCCAAACACTAAAAGCTTGTTCGTTGATACGACTTTTCTATAATATCATTTTTCTTTCGGAATTGCTAGTCTGTTTTTCAAAAGTGCTTTATTCAAGGCAAGCAGTTCATTTTTATCCTTTCCAGAGATCAACCATGTACATGCTCGGACAGTGTTGCCAGGTAGAATTATGGTATCGTTGGACAAAATGCTTGCGGGGTTTCCTTTTGCCATCGGGTTATATTTTAATGTCCCTTTTTCCTTGCTTCCCCATATCCCGTCCAAGCTGGCATGCCATGAAGGAACCACCGTCAGCTCCCAATTCCCTTCAGGACCCGAGCGGCCGTCAACGAGAAATAAATGCTTGTCCATTAGGTGGAAAACTATCTCATCCGCAGGAGATACGAAGGCAAAGTGCTCCTTAAGAGCGGATTGTCCATATTGCATGGCCAAAATTTTCACTTGTTTCTCTGCTTTGCCATGGTTGCAAACAAAATAGTTCAGCATCGTTATTTTGGAATGGGGCTGTTCCACAAATATTTTTAATGAAATTTCTTCCTTCATCAAGACGATTTCCGTGCGGCCGCAGCTCCAATAAACATTCCCTGAAATCCATAAGCCAGTAGCCAAAGCTAGCTTTTCAATTTGGGGAACCGGCTGCAAGCCACTTTGTATTATTTCTGGCCTACACTCTACATTTGTTTTCAACATTCCAACAACCGCCTTTTTAGATAACTACCATTCTATTTATTCGGCCCGCTTTTATGACCGGCATTTATACTATTTATGGTAGCACCTGTTTCAGAGGCGGACAATGAACGCATTTTGTCGGAAATTGCCTTGTCGCATCACTTAGCTTTTCTCTCACCGAAAAAAATTTTTTCAGTGTTTTTACGACAAATTCCCCACTATCTTTTAAGGAATTTTGACATATTTTCTCTATTTGTTTTTAACGGTTTAATTCAGATTGTTTTCCTGTTACTAAATATACGACTTGCTCGGCGATGTTAGTGCAATGGTCTCCGATTCGTTCTATATATCTGCATGTAAATGCCATTTGTGCAATTTGATTTGTTGCTCCGGGGTTGCCCGGGATATAGCCCAGCAATTCATGGACAAGCCGCCCGTACATCTCATCCACCTGGTCGTCAATCTTTGCGCACTCGGCAGCCATGGCTGCGTCTTTCAGGAATAATGACTTTAACGAACAGTCAAGCATTTCCAGAGCCAAATCCTTCATTACCGGAATATCCTTAATTTCTTTAATATGCTTTTCCTTTCCGATATGCAACGCTGATTTGGCGATATTTACGGCATTGTCGGCGATTCTTTCAATTTCGGATGAAATTTTGAGAACAGAAATAATAGTTCTTAAATCAGATGCAACCGGCGACTCTGTCGCAATCAGAAGCATGGCTTTTTCATTGATATGCAAATCGAGTTCATCTATTTCCCTATCATTCCTAACCACTTTTTCCGCATTCTCAGTGTTTTGTGATATAAGCGCTTCAATTGCTGCTTCAACTGCGATTTTGGAAAGCTCCGCCATCTCCATAAGCAATTCCTTCAAATGAGTTAAATTACTATCAAAATTTGTCCTGGTCCCCATCCTTTTCACCCCATCCAAATGATTTTCCATTAACCAAATCGACCAGTTATATAATCTTCCGTCCGCTTATCCGAAGGATTAGAGAATATTTTGCCCGTTTCGGCAAATTCAACGACCTCCCCATTCAGGAAGAATGCTGTCTTGTCCGAGATCCTTGCAGCTTGCTGCATATTGTGGGTGACGATTATGATACTGAAATCCTTCTTCAATTCCTGTACAAGTTCTTCTACTTTCAATGTAGAGATTGGATCAAGTGCCGAGGTTGGTTCATCCATTAAAATTACATCAGGTTCAATCGCCAGGCAGCGTGCGATGCAAAGACGCTGCTGTTGCCCACCTGAGAGTCCATAGGCGTTTTGATGGAGCCTGTCCTTCACTTCATCCCAAATTGCTGCTCCCCTTAAGCTCTGCTCGACAATTTCGTCGAGAATTTTTTTATTTCTGATGCCATGTATTTTTGGTCCATAGGCAATATTTTCATAAATGGATTTCGGGAATGGGTTCGGCTTTTGAAATACCATCCCGACCCTGGTCCGTAAGTCCTCCACCAGGAATTCCTTTTTGAGAATATTCCTTCCCCTGTACATGATTTCGCCTGATGTCCTAACTGAAGGCACAAGCTCGACCATTCTGTTCAACGTCTTAATAAAAGTTGATTTACCGCATCCTGATGGTCCAATAATTGCGGTGACTTCATTTTCGTTTATATCCAGATTAATATTTTTCAAGGCATGCCCTTCGCCATACCAAAGGTTAAGATCCTTTGTTTGGAAAACAGGCTGGCCTGAATTTCCCTGATGATTTTCACTTTTTACTGCAGTGCTTTCTAGTGTCCCTAGTTTCATTACCGATTCCCCCCAGCCTTAAAATCTTTTTTGGAATTTGTTTCGAATCATGATAGCAATTGAGTTCATGGCAAAAAGAACAAGAAGCAGGATGACGATTGTCGCCGCGGCCAGATTCGCATACTCTGCTGTTAAGGCGGAGTCAACCGTCCAATAATAAATTTGGACTGGCAAAACTGTGAATTTATCAAGGATGCCATCCGGCAGTGGTATTAAAAGTGCTGGTATGCCAATAACGACTAGCGGAGCAGTTTCTCCGACGGCTCTTGACAGTGCCAGTATGACCCCTGTCAATATTCCCGGCAAAGCGGCCGGCAATACAACATTCTGAATGGTTTGCCATTTCGTTGCTCCCATTCCATATGAAGCTTCCCTTAAAAATTGAGGGACTGCCCTGATTGCCTCCTGGCTCGCAACCACAACAACAGGGAGGACAAGAAGAGCCATTGTCAATCCGCCGGCAAGAACAACCGAGCCTAAATCAAGGGCACGGACAAAGACCGTCAAGCCGAGAATCCCGAAAACAACTGACGGGACACCCGCCAAATTGGAAATATTCGTTTGGATAAATGATTGAAGCTTGCCTTTTTTCGCATACTCCTCTAAATAAATCGCCGTTCCTACGCCGAGAATCATCGTTGCAGGCGCGACAACCGCCATCAGCCAAAGTGTCCCATAAATAGCCCCAAGAATTCCGGCCCTTTCTGGATCAGTTGACAGCTTGTTCAATAAAAAATCT is a genomic window containing:
- a CDS encoding M14 family metallopeptidase codes for the protein MRIPSNGIETLGELAEIFNLPVDLISDSNRDEFIQGAVPRGTINIPGYTLLPGRHINWESVKIAIGQQLDALKTNSSIGRFLQEREFIPWKITSPCILGRMAYSSVILERDLEILKEAYPFITLTEIGKSVLGNPIKEVKIGRGKKKLHFNASFHANEWITSGILMDLMNAYLLALTNNYLICGIGAMSVYNTVELSVVPMVNPDGVNLVLEGPMKSQENRLMNINHDNRDFSGWKANINGVDLNNQFPANWEIEKKRKEPKSPAPRDYPGNRPLSEPEALAMAKLVENGNFDMVFAFHTQGEEFYWGYNGKEPEESLKIASILSSCSGYKAVRTIDSHAGFKDWFIQEYNRPGFTIELGKGINPLPLSQFDKIYDNVRGLFFSALTL
- a CDS encoding ROK family glucokinase; amino-acid sequence: MMEKWLAGIDLGGTTTKLAFISAYGEIIHKWEIPTDNSDEGKNIIVNIAKSIDTKLEEAGQTKDKLAGIGMGAPGPVNYSTGVLYNTVNLGFRDNYPLKDILEVETNLPAAIDNDANCAALGEMWKGAGEGAKDLVCVTLGTGVGGGVIANGHMVQGVSGAAGEIGHISAIPVGGAQCNCGKTGCLETIASATGVVRLAMEEISKDGSSEIGRIFAAKGLVTAKDVFECAKNGDASALKVIEEVAFHLGLTLANIANTLNPEKIVLGGGVSKAGDFLVDRVRGQFERFAFSRVRETTKIALATLGNAAGVIGAAWLVKDKASL
- a CDS encoding YqgQ family protein; its protein translation is MKNVYEIQQFLKKYGTVIYVGSRLADLELMEEELIEMHNSQLIETQEFQNAIMLLRHEIQLEKEKNNRKSGDGE
- a CDS encoding rhomboid family protein — its product is MYNKEDFIFWKLADFFIVQTGYRIVKLFPDQRELWLEKKENKKAPIIRLLHNDVAWSNWMVRDIESTALTGSRIRKQMNRREMPLINIYVSEHPPVDDYEDAIGKPFIYQDRMSETRVHSILFSEGTYNDAEKALANLAAFDDLDFLHNLDEAIDPEEIKRHALLHAKKEAEKEQAVFKAGKPFFTYIFLAIQIAVFLLLEVNGGSTNPSTLLKFGAKFNPLILNGEWWRFLTPIFLHIGFLHLVMNSFGLYFVGTAVERIMGSGRFLFVYLFAGFGGSLASFLFSHEVSAGASGAIFGCLGALLYFGLVFPKLFYRTMGPTVIFIIILNLIFGFSVAMVDNAGHLGGLAAGFLGAGIVHFPKKRKLLLQFSFAAVSILMTVLLLQHGFNKGLGPEDERSVILLAEGYISNENYEQAYKVLKKYETNTSVTEKTYFMLSFAEIKLGQYSEAKIHLQKAIDLKPEFPEAHYNLALIYLEEENVKVALEHAEKAVALKPGEKEYEDLADQLRKAMLEESYR
- a CDS encoding L-lactate dehydrogenase, whose protein sequence is MKRVNRVVVIGMGLVGSSYAFALLNQGVTEELVLIDLNKEKAEGDAMDLNHGLPFVPSKTNIWFGDYEECKEADIVVICAGANQKPGETRLDLVEKNTKIFKGIVDSVMGSGFDGIFLVATNPVDVLSYAVWKFSGLPKERVIGSGTILDTARFRFLLGQHFDVDPRNVHAYIIGEHGDTELPVWSHADIAGTKISEWTKNKQGFNEKELESIFPNVRDAAYHIIERKGATYYGIAMGLVRLTKAILGNENSVLTVSACLEGEYGHEDVFIGVPAIVNRNGIREIVELDLNNEEKEKFAHSVDVLKKYLAPVMNQ
- a CDS encoding DUF92 domain-containing protein, with amino-acid sequence MIIGKVLSILLIFLASWAGWRLKSLTKSGAAAAVATGFAIFSGAGPEGLILLGAFFVTSSLWSKFNGVKKVSIEEKLAKGSRRDWRQVAANGGPGALCSLLFLATSDPIWLICFAVAIASANSDTWASEIGSLSKREPVSIINMKRAERGTSGAVSSLGTVAAICGAALISILAVILFELTPAYGIVIFAFGFFGNMLDTIMGAFFQALYRCKACGIETEKAFHCGNKTIKIKGIAVLDNDMVNFLSGLMAAWATFILLAFK
- a CDS encoding 5-formyltetrahydrofolate cyclo-ligase, with translation MDEKRIIRNEMINRLKLIDGETYKDLSARIAGRLFEQPEWVNAKVVGITISRPPEVDTYAIISQAWLEGKMIAVPKCFPANRNMDFRYLTDFSQLESVYYGLKEPKEEMTGLALKEDIDLLIVPGVAFSTNGFRLGFGGGYYDRFLAGYSGKTVSLAFSCQLIDKLPVEVHDIPVGRIITEQRVIHP
- the rpmG gene encoding 50S ribosomal protein L33, with the translated sequence MRVNITLACTDCGDRNYISKKNKRNNPDRLELKKYCSREKRVTLHRETK
- the phoU gene encoding phosphate signaling complex protein PhoU, coding for MGTRTNFDSNLTHLKELLMEMAELSKIAVEAAIEALISQNTENAEKVVRNDREIDELDLHINEKAMLLIATESPVASDLRTIISVLKISSEIERIADNAVNIAKSALHIGKEKHIKEIKDIPVMKDLALEMLDCSLKSLFLKDAAMAAECAKIDDQVDEMYGRLVHELLGYIPGNPGATNQIAQMAFTCRYIERIGDHCTNIAEQVVYLVTGKQSELNR
- the pstB gene encoding phosphate ABC transporter ATP-binding protein PstB; the encoded protein is MKLGTLESTAVKSENHQGNSGQPVFQTKDLNLWYGEGHALKNINLDINENEVTAIIGPSGCGKSTFIKTLNRMVELVPSVRTSGEIMYRGRNILKKEFLVEDLRTRVGMVFQKPNPFPKSIYENIAYGPKIHGIRNKKILDEIVEQSLRGAAIWDEVKDRLHQNAYGLSGGQQQRLCIARCLAIEPDVILMDEPTSALDPISTLKVEELVQELKKDFSIIIVTHNMQQAARISDKTAFFLNGEVVEFAETGKIFSNPSDKRTEDYITGRFG
- the pstA gene encoding phosphate ABC transporter permease PstA; the protein is MKYVDPSQVKKKMGTRLFANNLAKFLFLLATLFGIVVLAILIYRVVSDSMGWIDKDFLLNKLSTDPERAGILGAIYGTLWLMAVVAPATMILGVGTAIYLEEYAKKGKLQSFIQTNISNLAGVPSVVFGILGLTVFVRALDLGSVVLAGGLTMALLVLPVVVVASQEAIRAVPQFLREASYGMGATKWQTIQNVVLPAALPGILTGVILALSRAVGETAPLVVIGIPALLIPLPDGILDKFTVLPVQIYYWTVDSALTAEYANLAAATIVILLLVLFAMNSIAIMIRNKFQKRF